The following are encoded together in the Natrinema salifodinae genome:
- a CDS encoding ABC transporter ATP-binding protein — protein sequence MARVKLENITKRYDDVTAVDDVSMEIEDGEFVTFVGPSGCGKSTTMETVAGLTQPTEGQVYIGNDDVTNLAPKDRGVAMVFQNIALFPHMNVFENISFGLRLRKYDDEEIQRRVEQAADIVQLEGMLDRMPDEMSGGQRQRVAIARAIVRNPDVFLMDEPLANLDAKLRVHMRTELQRLHKELDTTIIYVTHDQAEAMTMSNRIAVLNKGRLQQLAPPLVCYNEPANLFVAGFIGSPSMNFVEGELVENGLETNNFTVEFDPTHVPDVSVGDAVTLGVRPEDVHLVQYADSLSSPTDPIDAQTDVIEPMGDEVFVYLLLSEAAVGSMEEDPATSPNQLLMSVTPDTDIEADQSVNVVLDRSKIHLFDTASGDALVHGLADRSEREPGTTPTEADS from the coding sequence ATGGCACGAGTCAAACTCGAGAACATCACGAAACGGTACGACGACGTCACCGCGGTCGACGACGTGAGCATGGAGATCGAAGACGGGGAATTCGTCACCTTCGTCGGCCCCTCGGGCTGTGGCAAGTCGACGACGATGGAGACGGTCGCCGGCCTCACGCAGCCGACCGAGGGTCAGGTGTACATCGGCAACGATGACGTCACGAACCTTGCACCAAAGGACCGGGGCGTCGCGATGGTCTTCCAGAACATCGCCTTGTTCCCCCACATGAACGTCTTCGAGAACATCTCCTTCGGGCTGCGGCTCCGGAAGTACGACGACGAGGAGATCCAACGCCGCGTCGAGCAGGCCGCCGACATCGTCCAACTCGAGGGGATGCTCGATCGCATGCCCGACGAGATGTCCGGCGGCCAGCGCCAGCGGGTCGCGATCGCGCGCGCGATCGTCCGCAACCCCGACGTCTTCCTGATGGACGAACCGCTGGCCAACTTAGACGCGAAGCTGCGCGTCCACATGCGCACCGAACTCCAGCGCCTGCACAAGGAACTGGACACGACGATCATCTACGTCACCCACGACCAGGCGGAGGCGATGACGATGTCCAACCGGATCGCCGTCCTGAACAAGGGGCGACTCCAGCAGCTTGCGCCGCCGCTGGTCTGTTACAACGAACCCGCGAACCTGTTCGTCGCGGGCTTCATCGGCTCGCCGTCGATGAACTTCGTCGAGGGCGAACTCGTCGAGAACGGCCTCGAGACGAACAACTTCACCGTCGAATTCGACCCGACGCACGTTCCCGACGTGTCGGTCGGCGACGCCGTCACGCTCGGAGTCCGTCCGGAGGACGTCCATCTGGTGCAGTACGCGGACTCGCTTTCCTCCCCGACGGATCCGATCGACGCGCAGACCGACGTGATCGAGCCGATGGGCGACGAAGTCTTCGTCTACCTGTTACTCTCCGAGGCCGCGGTGGGGTCGATGGAGGAGGATCCCGCGACGTCGCCCAATCAGTTGCTGATGAGCGTCACTCCAGACACAGACATCGAGGCCGACCAGTCCGTCAACGTCGTCCTAGACCGGTCGAAGATCCACCTCTTCGATACGGCCTCCGGCGATGCGTTGGTCCACGGCCTGGCCGACCGCTCGGAGCGAGAGCCCGGAACGACGCCGACGGAAGCGGACAGCTGA
- a CDS encoding Gfo/Idh/MocA family protein → MTNRSDIEAGIVGLGNIGQYHAERLVDLGVTLAGGMDVAAEARTRFARRYDVDVYDDHHELFDTVDAVIITTPNKYHEEYAIDAFERDLHVLLEKPLGHSIESARRIAEAAAESDGYAMVGFNNRFANTVRIVKNRIERGDLGDVTHVEANYVRRRGIPGRGSWFTRRQIAGGGALIDLGVHAIDLALYLLGYPDVTEVNGVARGEFGSREEYAYLDMWADDAGPEGFNVDDSASAFIRCTGDHTVSLEVAWATNRPATHEFVVRGTESAARFDLLEGDLTFHSASKIGPDHLEDTSVETRQNDTHSDEQKVFFDRVVGEGKRERGNSVTEALEVQRVIDGIYRSSDEGHTISIGGGEFDE, encoded by the coding sequence ATGACAAATCGATCTGACATCGAAGCAGGGATCGTCGGCCTCGGCAACATCGGCCAGTACCACGCCGAGCGGCTCGTCGACCTCGGCGTGACCCTCGCCGGGGGCATGGACGTCGCCGCCGAGGCCCGAACGCGGTTCGCTCGACGGTACGACGTCGACGTCTACGACGACCACCACGAGTTGTTCGACACCGTCGACGCCGTCATCATCACGACGCCGAACAAGTACCACGAGGAATACGCGATCGACGCCTTCGAGCGAGATCTCCACGTCTTACTCGAAAAGCCGCTGGGACACTCGATCGAGAGCGCCAGGCGGATCGCCGAGGCGGCGGCGGAGTCAGACGGGTACGCCATGGTGGGGTTCAACAATCGGTTCGCGAACACGGTCCGGATCGTGAAAAATCGGATCGAACGGGGGGATCTCGGCGACGTGACTCACGTCGAGGCTAACTACGTCCGACGGCGCGGCATTCCGGGACGGGGTTCGTGGTTCACCCGCCGACAGATCGCGGGCGGGGGTGCGCTCATCGACCTCGGAGTGCACGCCATCGATCTCGCGCTGTATCTGCTCGGCTACCCCGACGTCACCGAAGTCAACGGGGTCGCCCGCGGCGAGTTCGGCTCCCGCGAGGAGTACGCTTACCTCGACATGTGGGCCGACGACGCGGGCCCCGAGGGGTTCAACGTCGACGACTCCGCCAGCGCCTTCATCCGCTGTACGGGAGATCACACGGTCTCGCTCGAGGTCGCCTGGGCGACGAATCGGCCGGCGACCCACGAGTTCGTCGTCCGCGGGACCGAGTCGGCGGCCCGGTTTGACCTCCTCGAAGGGGACCTCACCTTCCACTCGGCGAGCAAGATCGGTCCAGACCACCTGGAGGACACGTCCGTCGAGACGCGCCAGAACGATACCCACTCGGACGAACAAAAGGTGTTTTTCGACCGGGTCGTCGGCGAGGGCAAGCGCGAGCGCGGAAACAGCGTCACGGAGGCGCTCGAAGTTCAGCGGGTCATCGACGGCATCTACCGCTCGAGCGACGAGGGTCACACGATCTCGATCGGCGGCGGCGAATTCGACGAGTAA
- a CDS encoding DUF7127 family protein, translated as METPPELEAAADDQNDVTITNREYEGESVIAVDFGPTGAKPSVDVVGDTAIVTVDGNQFEFDVPSDASDVTVNDGILTIKG; from the coding sequence ATGGAAACGCCACCCGAACTGGAAGCCGCGGCCGACGACCAGAACGACGTCACGATCACGAACCGCGAGTACGAGGGCGAGAGCGTCATCGCCGTGGACTTCGGCCCGACGGGTGCGAAACCGTCGGTCGACGTCGTCGGTGACACGGCGATCGTCACCGTCGACGGGAACCAGTTCGAGTTCGACGTTCCGAGCGACGCGAGCGACGTCACCGTCAACGACGGTATTCTGACGATCAAGGGCTGA
- a CDS encoding sugar phosphate isomerase/epimerase family protein has protein sequence MEIGVHTPPLADEPLESALPYLHELGVGAIEPGVGGHPGQDHVARAEYLDDETEQAELRDLLDEYEMRISALAIHNNPLHPDDDRADQADTELREAIRLAGQLDVDAVTCFSGLPAGSPSGEVPNWITAPWPPEHAEALDYQWDLAVEYWAEIDGLADEHGVDIAIEMHPNMLVYEPHGMARLREETGDRIGANFDPSHLYWQGISVTDAIRYLGEREAIHHFHAKDTRIYEEQAREKGVLDTTAYDDEINRSWLFRSVGYGHDESHWKDIVSTLRLVGYDGALSIEHEDSLTSGREGLEKAIDLLDRAIFETQPGEAYWAE, from the coding sequence ATGGAAATCGGCGTCCACACTCCACCGCTGGCCGACGAACCGCTCGAGAGCGCGCTCCCCTATCTCCACGAGTTAGGCGTCGGTGCGATCGAGCCGGGGGTCGGCGGCCATCCGGGCCAGGATCACGTCGCGCGGGCCGAGTACCTCGACGACGAGACCGAGCAGGCCGAGTTGCGCGACCTGCTCGACGAGTACGAGATGCGGATCAGCGCGCTCGCGATCCACAACAATCCGCTCCACCCCGACGACGACCGGGCGGACCAAGCGGACACCGAGCTCCGCGAGGCGATCCGACTCGCCGGCCAACTCGACGTCGACGCGGTCACCTGTTTCTCCGGGCTCCCGGCGGGAAGTCCGAGCGGCGAGGTCCCGAACTGGATCACGGCCCCCTGGCCGCCGGAGCACGCCGAGGCCCTCGACTACCAGTGGGATCTCGCCGTCGAGTACTGGGCTGAGATCGACGGCCTGGCCGACGAGCACGGAGTGGATATCGCGATCGAGATGCACCCGAACATGCTGGTCTACGAGCCCCACGGGATGGCGCGGCTGCGCGAGGAGACCGGCGACCGGATCGGCGCGAACTTCGATCCGTCACACCTCTACTGGCAGGGGATCTCGGTCACCGACGCGATCCGCTACCTGGGCGAGCGAGAGGCCATCCACCATTTCCACGCGAAGGACACGCGGATCTACGAGGAACAGGCCCGCGAGAAGGGCGTCCTCGACACGACGGCCTACGACGACGAGATCAATCGCTCATGGCTCTTCCGCTCTGTCGGCTACGGCCACGACGAGTCTCACTGGAAGGATATCGTCTCGACGCTCCGGCTGGTCGGCTACGACGGCGCCCTCTCGATCGAACACGAGGACTCGCTGACCAGCGGGCGCGAGGGGCTCGAAAAAGCGATCGATCTCCTCGATCGGGCGATCTTCGAAACCCAGCCAGGCGAGGCCTACTGGGCCGAGTGA
- a CDS encoding HalOD1 output domain-containing protein, with protein sequence MSTPDNTSSPDGEVPPSQAIIQAIAAHEGVDVTEVEPPAYDPLFTVVDPEALDELFQTTDAGTDTSGDVVVFLEYEGYEIVVRNGRDVEIRDGSGAADDSVRGHERGRGPIGE encoded by the coding sequence ATGTCCACGCCGGACAACACGTCGTCGCCCGATGGCGAGGTACCGCCGAGCCAGGCCATCATCCAGGCGATCGCGGCCCACGAGGGCGTCGACGTCACCGAGGTCGAGCCCCCGGCCTACGACCCGCTGTTTACGGTCGTCGATCCGGAGGCGCTCGACGAACTGTTCCAGACGACCGACGCCGGCACTGATACGTCCGGCGATGTCGTGGTATTCCTCGAGTACGAGGGCTACGAGATCGTCGTCCGCAACGGCCGGGACGTCGAGATCCGCGACGGATCTGGAGCCGCCGACGACTCGGTTCGGGGCCACGAACGGGGCCGAGGGCCGATCGGGGAGTGA
- a CDS encoding tubulin/FtsZ family protein: MKLALIGFGQAGGKVVDEFLAFDDRIDGGFIESAVAVNSATTDLKGLEHVPRENRVLIGQARVKGHGVGADNELGAAVAEEDIDEIQGAIDSIPVHEIDAFLVVAGMGGGTGSGGAPVLAKHLKRIYTQPVYGLGILPGMDEGGIYTLNAARSFQTFVDEVDNLLVFDNDVWRSAGESVEGGYDRINREIVERFGLLFAAGEVEEGDHVAESVVDSSEIINTLSNGISTIGYASETVETNSGLLSSLTGGDDFDEGAATNRMTSLVRKAALGRLTLPCDVASADRGLVVATGPPSHLNRKGVERGRQWLEDETGSMEIRGGDYPIPHRDEVGAIVLLSGVTDVPRIDQLQQVAIEAQETTEEVRATAEEDFSSLMDTGGELDALF, from the coding sequence ATGAAACTCGCACTCATCGGCTTCGGACAGGCAGGCGGGAAGGTCGTCGACGAGTTCCTGGCGTTCGACGATCGAATCGACGGCGGCTTCATCGAATCGGCGGTCGCGGTCAACTCCGCGACGACGGACCTGAAAGGACTCGAGCACGTCCCCCGAGAGAATCGTGTCCTCATCGGCCAGGCGCGCGTGAAAGGCCACGGCGTCGGCGCCGACAACGAACTCGGCGCGGCGGTCGCCGAGGAGGACATCGACGAGATCCAGGGCGCGATCGACTCGATTCCGGTCCACGAGATCGACGCGTTCCTCGTCGTCGCCGGGATGGGCGGCGGCACCGGCTCGGGCGGCGCGCCCGTGCTCGCAAAACACCTCAAGCGGATCTACACCCAGCCCGTCTACGGGCTCGGGATCCTCCCCGGGATGGACGAGGGCGGCATCTACACGCTCAACGCCGCGCGCTCGTTCCAGACGTTCGTCGACGAGGTCGACAACCTGCTGGTCTTCGACAACGACGTCTGGCGCAGCGCCGGCGAGTCCGTCGAAGGCGGCTACGACCGCATCAACCGCGAGATCGTCGAGCGGTTCGGCCTCCTCTTCGCCGCCGGCGAGGTCGAGGAGGGCGACCACGTCGCCGAGAGCGTCGTCGACTCCTCGGAGATCATCAACACCCTCTCGAACGGCATCTCGACGATCGGCTACGCGAGCGAGACCGTCGAGACGAATTCGGGGCTGCTTTCCTCGCTCACCGGCGGCGACGACTTCGACGAGGGCGCGGCGACTAATCGGATGACCAGCCTCGTGCGCAAAGCCGCCCTCGGGCGGCTCACCCTCCCCTGTGACGTCGCCAGCGCCGACCGCGGCCTGGTCGTCGCGACCGGCCCACCGTCCCACCTCAACCGGAAGGGCGTCGAGCGCGGCCGCCAGTGGCTGGAAGACGAGACCGGCAGCATGGAGATCCGTGGCGGCGACTACCCGATCCCCCACCGGGACGAGGTCGGCGCGATCGTCCTGTTGTCGGGCGTCACCGACGTCCCCCGGATCGACCAGCTCCAGCAGGTCGCGATCGAGGCCCAGGAGACGACGGAAGAGGTCCGCGCGACCGCCGAAGAGGATTTCTCGTCGCTGATGGACACCGGCGGTGAGCTCGACGCGCTGTTTTAA
- a CDS encoding 6-hydroxymethylpterin diphosphokinase MptE-like protein, whose protein sequence is MEFEEWEPVYEAILRDFGYDRAGDERGRDLLASLVDDPLDPDALSFVRDATVAVAGAGPSVETDQAIKRAREADVVVAASTAADTLAARGVEVDCMVTDLDKNPETVVALTERGVPVAVHGHGDNRDAIREVVPDCNDAFVLPTTQAEPAGPVRNFGGFTDGDRAAFLADHFGAARLAFVGWDVDDPSVDPAKARKLEWAERLLAWLESRRGERFAVLDGRRDAIETAGVPIGSR, encoded by the coding sequence ATGGAGTTCGAGGAGTGGGAACCGGTCTACGAAGCGATTCTACGCGATTTCGGCTACGACCGCGCCGGCGACGAGCGGGGTCGCGACCTCCTGGCGTCGCTCGTCGACGATCCGCTCGATCCCGACGCGCTCTCGTTCGTTCGCGACGCGACCGTCGCCGTGGCCGGCGCCGGTCCGTCCGTGGAGACCGACCAGGCCATCAAACGCGCTCGCGAGGCCGACGTCGTCGTGGCTGCGTCGACGGCCGCCGATACCCTCGCAGCCCGCGGCGTCGAGGTAGACTGCATGGTGACGGACCTGGACAAGAATCCGGAGACGGTCGTGGCCCTCACGGAGCGGGGCGTGCCGGTCGCGGTCCACGGTCACGGCGACAACCGCGACGCGATCCGCGAGGTCGTCCCCGACTGCAACGACGCGTTCGTCTTGCCGACGACTCAGGCTGAACCCGCGGGTCCGGTTCGGAACTTCGGCGGCTTCACCGACGGCGATCGGGCGGCGTTTCTCGCCGATCACTTCGGCGCCGCTCGCCTGGCGTTCGTCGGCTGGGACGTCGACGATCCGAGCGTCGACCCCGCGAAGGCCCGCAAGCTCGAGTGGGCCGAACGGCTCCTCGCCTGGCTCGAGTCGCGCCGCGGCGAGCGGTTCGCGGTGCTGGACGGGCGTCGCGATGCGATCGAGACGGCCGGGGTGCCGATCGGCTCACGGTGA